In Chroogloeocystis siderophila 5.2 s.c.1, a genomic segment contains:
- a CDS encoding WecB/TagA/CpsF family glycosyltransferase: MKKVNLLNVEIDNLPKLELLEKLNSGVVFTTNVDHLVKLQKDRDFVEAYNIADYKVCDSQILMYAAKFLGTPIKEKISGSDFFPNFYNYHKNNENIKIFLLGASQGIANKAQENINSKIARNIIVGAHSPSFGFETNEQECQEIIDKINQTDATVLAVGLGAPKQEKWIYKHKNKLSNIKIFLALGATIDFEAGKLKRSPKWMSNLGLEWFHRLLCEPQRLWQRYLIDDLPFFWLLLKQKVFGNQANQKLNVKKQAEINNFSSDSHQERLQSINNLKRTEVKRSATWLKPTSAISLGINFRRSPQYKIEKNQPQFTHRFSYR, from the coding sequence ATGAAAAAGGTAAATTTATTGAATGTTGAAATTGACAATTTACCCAAATTAGAACTATTAGAAAAACTAAATAGCGGAGTTGTTTTCACAACTAATGTAGACCACCTTGTCAAGTTACAAAAGGATAGAGATTTTGTCGAAGCTTATAATATAGCTGATTATAAAGTTTGTGATAGCCAGATTCTCATGTATGCTGCTAAGTTCTTAGGAACTCCCATCAAAGAGAAAATATCGGGTTCAGATTTTTTTCCTAACTTCTACAATTATCATAAAAACAATGAAAATATTAAGATATTTCTCTTAGGCGCAAGTCAGGGTATAGCTAACAAAGCGCAAGAAAATATTAACAGCAAAATAGCAAGAAATATCATTGTAGGCGCACATTCTCCATCATTTGGCTTTGAAACTAATGAACAAGAATGTCAAGAAATTATCGATAAAATTAATCAAACAGATGCAACTGTTTTAGCAGTAGGATTAGGCGCGCCAAAACAGGAAAAGTGGATTTATAAACATAAAAACAAACTATCAAATATCAAAATATTTTTGGCTTTGGGGGCTACGATTGATTTTGAAGCAGGTAAATTAAAAAGATCTCCAAAATGGATGAGTAATCTTGGTCTAGAATGGTTTCATCGATTATTATGTGAACCACAAAGACTTTGGCAAAGATACTTGATAGATGATTTACCTTTTTTCTGGTTACTTTTGAAGCAAAAGGTTTTTGGTAATCAAGCTAATCAGAAGTTAAACGTCAAAAAGCAAGCAGAAATTAATAACTTTTCTAGTGATTCTCATCAAGAAAGATTGCAAAGCATTAACAATTTAAAGCGAACTGAAGTAAAACGTTCTGCAACTTGGCTCAAGCCAACTTCAGCAATTAGCTTAGGAATAAATTTCAGACGATCGCCACAATACAAAATAGAGAAAAATCAACCTCAATTCACTCATAGATTCTCTTACCGCTAG
- a CDS encoding GumC family protein — MAGSVIIPKSFPKSSLKQSYWLRYLLLGLLANAAFGTLALLYLKLVPPTYTSHSAITLPEAGSAANVNLPNIGQASYENSSPYASSTQDPRENYKFIAQSEPVLSAAASQLNIPLAKFGTPRIRIIDGTTIMTVDFRGATPEEARNKSLAFYRAFEVKLNELRGEEAIRREAGFQTALSDSWKKLETAQQRLSSYKADSGLNSNDQLKDLSNNIEQLRKQRVEILAQQQQANARLSQLSASLNLSDLEAVDAFTLQTDQIFQQNLKDYSEASASLSVLESKFLPDNPQLVTEKAKQDAAQTALLNRSRYLLGKPVSQAVLHQLSLNSTNSDSARESLFQQLVTTQAEQKGFQAQAQAIDQQIAQLQDRLNKLAQKESVLDALKRDLQVTEAVFSSTLTRLDIGKSNAFGSYPLVQFITPPNLPQTASWPKKEFVVLGATLGAFFATTGIALLGLNQYYQKLASIQPTSKAKKSEV; from the coding sequence ATGGCTGGTTCTGTCATCATCCCTAAATCTTTTCCTAAATCATCCCTAAAGCAAAGCTATTGGCTACGTTATTTACTATTAGGACTATTAGCTAACGCAGCATTTGGAACTTTAGCTTTGCTTTATTTAAAGCTCGTACCACCAACTTACACAAGCCACTCTGCGATTACTTTACCAGAAGCAGGCTCGGCAGCAAATGTCAACTTACCAAATATTGGACAAGCTTCTTACGAAAATTCATCACCCTACGCAAGTTCAACGCAAGATCCAAGAGAGAATTACAAATTTATTGCCCAAAGTGAACCTGTCTTAAGTGCAGCAGCAAGTCAGCTAAATATACCTTTAGCAAAGTTTGGCACACCGCGAATTAGAATTATTGATGGCACTACCATAATGACAGTCGATTTTAGAGGTGCAACCCCCGAAGAAGCGCGGAATAAATCTTTAGCTTTTTATCGCGCCTTTGAAGTCAAACTCAACGAGTTAAGGGGTGAAGAAGCGATTCGCCGAGAAGCAGGTTTTCAAACAGCGTTGAGTGACTCGTGGAAGAAGTTAGAAACTGCGCAGCAGCGACTTTCTAGTTACAAAGCTGATTCAGGTTTAAACTCTAACGATCAACTCAAAGACCTTTCTAATAATATCGAACAATTGCGTAAGCAGAGAGTAGAAATTCTAGCTCAACAGCAGCAAGCCAATGCTCGTTTAAGTCAACTTTCAGCAAGTTTAAACTTATCAGATCTAGAAGCTGTCGATGCCTTCACGTTACAAACAGATCAAATCTTTCAGCAGAACTTAAAAGACTATAGCGAAGCTAGTGCTAGCTTAAGCGTTTTGGAATCAAAATTTCTACCTGATAACCCACAGTTAGTTACAGAAAAGGCTAAACAAGACGCCGCACAAACAGCACTATTGAACCGCAGTCGCTATCTTTTAGGAAAACCTGTTAGCCAAGCAGTTTTACATCAATTAAGTCTTAATAGTACTAATTCTGATTCAGCCCGCGAGAGCCTTTTTCAACAATTAGTCACAACTCAAGCAGAACAAAAAGGATTTCAAGCACAAGCACAAGCAATAGATCAACAAATTGCTCAACTTCAAGATAGACTCAATAAATTAGCACAAAAAGAATCAGTTTTAGATGCTCTAAAGCGGGATTTACAAGTTACTGAAGCTGTGTTTTCCTCTACGCTAACTCGCCTAGACATAGGTAAGTCAAATGCTTTCGGTTCTTATCCACTCGTTCAATTTATTACACCACCTAATTTACCGCAAACCGCAAGCTGGCCTAAAAAGGAGTTTGTTGTACTCGGTGCAACCTTAGGAGCTTTTTTTGCAACTACAGGAATAGCATTACTTGGACTAAACCAATATTATCAGAAATTAGCGAGTATCCAACCTACTTCAAAAGCTAAAAAATCAGAGGTCTAA
- a CDS encoding O-antigen ligase family protein translates to MLILELALIMGHIDFDLGLTKTIFSSINNWARQYALLALFPLIGYLNIRPQILYRAACIICLQSLILAAISCLIFALHLPHIEYVSPLAILGGGSDELYSVDFYEIEYGTNLLRLKLFAPWCPELGMIANIYFFLAFQEHNYKWRIIGVVGAITMIIGSFSRAAILCLPLVITLVWVIGKLAQPITYITLAIASFITSIFTPQLINFIQTSREQFDSFRSSSSEVRGLLVNLALDRWYEAPIWGHGVVTPWLNTPGIGTHHTWVGLLFIRGIVGFFAFATPLFCSFIDLLFKVQKSITAKVGMSIILILFIFSSVIDISYIVHLYWLGLVMLGISLKEQYI, encoded by the coding sequence ATGTTGATCTTAGAGCTTGCTTTAATTATGGGTCATATAGACTTTGATTTAGGATTGACAAAAACTATTTTTTCATCAATTAACAATTGGGCTAGACAATATGCGCTTCTAGCATTGTTTCCCTTAATTGGCTATCTCAATATCCGACCTCAAATTCTTTATCGTGCTGCTTGTATTATTTGTTTACAAAGTTTGATATTGGCTGCAATTTCTTGTTTGATTTTTGCACTTCATTTACCTCATATTGAATACGTTTCTCCTTTGGCAATTCTAGGAGGTGGCTCGGATGAGCTATACTCTGTAGACTTTTATGAAATTGAATATGGAACTAATCTGTTGCGGTTAAAATTGTTTGCGCCTTGGTGTCCTGAGTTGGGAATGATAGCCAATATCTACTTTTTCCTTGCGTTTCAGGAACACAATTATAAATGGAGAATTATTGGTGTAGTTGGTGCGATCACGATGATTATCGGCTCCTTCTCACGCGCAGCTATATTATGTTTACCGCTTGTTATTACGCTCGTTTGGGTTATAGGGAAGCTGGCTCAACCTATTACGTATATTACTCTAGCGATCGCAAGTTTCATAACGAGTATTTTTACTCCTCAACTCATTAATTTTATCCAAACTTCTCGCGAACAATTTGATAGTTTTCGCAGCAGTTCTTCAGAGGTAAGAGGTCTTTTAGTTAATTTAGCACTAGACCGCTGGTATGAAGCCCCTATTTGGGGTCATGGCGTTGTTACTCCTTGGTTAAATACTCCAGGAATTGGCACTCATCATACGTGGGTAGGTCTTTTATTTATTCGTGGAATAGTTGGTTTCTTTGCTTTTGCAACTCCTTTATTTTGTAGTTTTATAGATTTACTTTTTAAGGTTCAAAAAAGTATAACTGCAAAAGTTGGCATGAGCATAATCTTAATTTTATTTATTTTTAGTTCTGTTATTGATATTTCCTACATAGTTCACCTTTATTGGTTGGGACTAGTAATGCTTGGTATTTCTCTCAAAGAACAATATATTTGA